The following are from one region of the Pectobacterium actinidiae genome:
- the proV gene encoding glycine betaine/L-proline ABC transporter ATP-binding protein ProV — translation MAIKLEVKNLYKIFGEHPDRAFKLIDKGLSKDQVFEKTGLTVGVKDASLAIEEGEIFVIMGLSGSGKSTMVRLLNRLIEPTRGQVLIDGEDISRISDAALRDVRRKKISMVFQSFALMPHLNILNNTAFGMELAGVPKAEREQKALDALQQVGLEAYAASYPDELSGGMRQRVGLARALANDPDILLMDEAFSALDPLIRTEMQDELIKLQSRHQRTIIFISHDLDEAMRIGDRIAIMHGGEVIQVGTPDEILNNPANDYVRTFFRGVDISHVFSAKDIARRRPVTLIRKTPGVGPRSALKILQDEDRDYGYVLEGGKRFIGVVSIDSLKQALKEQQPLEQALLPEPVPVPADMSLNELISQVAQAPCAVPVVGENHEYIGIISKGMLLQALDKEGVTNE, via the coding sequence ATGGCAATTAAACTTGAAGTAAAGAATCTTTATAAGATATTTGGCGAGCACCCAGACAGAGCATTTAAACTGATTGATAAAGGCCTGAGCAAAGATCAGGTATTTGAAAAAACAGGGCTTACTGTTGGGGTAAAAGATGCCAGTCTGGCCATTGAAGAAGGCGAGATATTTGTCATCATGGGATTATCCGGTTCCGGCAAATCTACCATGGTACGCCTTCTCAATCGTCTGATAGAACCCACTCGGGGTCAGGTACTGATCGACGGCGAGGATATCTCGAGGATATCCGATGCCGCGCTGCGCGACGTGCGTCGCAAGAAGATCAGTATGGTGTTCCAATCCTTTGCGCTAATGCCGCATCTAAACATCCTCAACAATACCGCGTTTGGTATGGAACTGGCTGGCGTACCGAAAGCGGAACGTGAGCAAAAAGCGCTGGATGCATTGCAACAGGTAGGGCTTGAAGCTTACGCGGCATCCTACCCGGATGAACTGTCCGGCGGCATGCGACAGCGTGTCGGTTTGGCTCGTGCGTTAGCAAACGACCCCGATATCCTGCTGATGGATGAGGCGTTCTCCGCGCTCGACCCGCTAATCCGTACTGAAATGCAGGATGAGTTGATCAAACTCCAGTCCCGTCATCAACGCACAATCATCTTTATCTCGCACGATCTGGATGAAGCGATGCGCATCGGTGATCGAATTGCCATCATGCATGGCGGTGAAGTGATTCAGGTCGGTACACCTGATGAAATCCTGAATAACCCGGCCAACGACTACGTACGCACCTTTTTCCGCGGTGTCGATATCAGCCACGTATTTAGCGCCAAAGATATCGCCCGTCGTCGCCCGGTCACCTTGATTCGTAAAACCCCTGGCGTGGGGCCGCGTTCCGCGCTGAAAATCCTTCAGGATGAAGACCGTGATTACGGTTACGTGTTGGAAGGTGGGAAACGCTTTATTGGCGTCGTCTCGATTGATTCACTGAAGCAGGCGCTGAAAGAACAGCAGCCGCTGGAACAGGCGTTACTGCCCGAACCTGTTCCCGTGCCCGCAGATATGTCACTCAACGAGCTGATTTCTCAGGTCGCACAGGCTCCCTGTGCCGTTCCTGTCGTCGGCGAAAACCATGAGTACATAGGCATCATTTCCAAAGGAATGCTGCTACAGGCACTGGATAAGGAAGGAGTGACCAATGAGTAA
- the proW gene encoding glycine betaine/L-proline ABC transporter permease ProW: protein MSKSTSNPWDATTAQNQPADQGTLSEQGNSAAQSDPWAASSQNAPADSAPASSTPANEGATPDSAAQSNPWSTGAPAQDAPANGGDAWSSAPASDGSVDAAHQATQSGSDWLNSAAPATPDHFNLLDPFKDTLIPLDSWVTHGIDWVVLHFRPVFQGVRVPVDFILGGFQQFLLGMPAPIAILVFSLLAWQMSSLGMGVATLLSLIAIGAIGAWSQAMITLALVLTALFFCVLIGLPVGIWLARSERAAKFIRPLLDAMQTTPAFVYLVPIVMLFGIGNVPGVVVTIIFALPPIIRLTILGIRQVPADLIEAAESFGASPRQMLFKVQLPLAMPTIMAGVNQTLMLALSMVVIASMIAVGGLGQMVLRGIGRLDMGLAAVGGVGIVILAIILDRLTQSLGRDRRSKGNKSWYASGPIGLLTRPFIK, encoded by the coding sequence ATGAGTAAATCAACATCGAATCCGTGGGATGCGACCACGGCACAAAACCAGCCTGCCGATCAAGGCACACTCTCTGAGCAGGGTAATAGCGCCGCGCAAAGCGATCCGTGGGCGGCCAGTTCGCAAAATGCCCCAGCCGATTCTGCACCAGCCAGTTCTACACCGGCGAATGAGGGGGCTACGCCTGACAGTGCAGCACAGAGCAACCCTTGGTCAACGGGCGCCCCCGCTCAGGATGCGCCCGCTAATGGCGGCGATGCGTGGAGCAGTGCTCCGGCATCCGATGGTTCTGTCGACGCCGCGCACCAGGCTACGCAATCCGGCAGTGACTGGTTAAACAGCGCTGCCCCGGCGACCCCCGATCATTTCAATCTGCTCGATCCGTTTAAAGACACGCTGATCCCGCTGGACAGTTGGGTCACCCACGGCATCGACTGGGTTGTACTGCACTTCAGACCGGTCTTCCAGGGTGTTCGCGTCCCGGTTGATTTTATTTTGGGTGGTTTTCAACAATTCTTACTCGGTATGCCTGCGCCAATCGCTATTCTGGTGTTTTCGCTGCTTGCCTGGCAGATGTCCAGCCTCGGCATGGGCGTGGCGACCCTGCTGTCTCTCATTGCGATTGGCGCGATTGGTGCCTGGTCGCAGGCTATGATCACGTTAGCGCTGGTGCTGACCGCGCTGTTCTTCTGCGTGCTCATCGGGCTCCCCGTCGGGATCTGGCTGGCACGTAGCGAACGGGCTGCGAAGTTCATCCGGCCGCTGTTGGATGCCATGCAGACGACGCCCGCGTTCGTCTATCTGGTGCCTATCGTCATGCTGTTCGGTATCGGTAATGTGCCGGGCGTCGTGGTGACGATAATCTTTGCTCTGCCGCCGATTATTCGCTTAACGATTCTGGGTATTCGTCAGGTGCCCGCCGATCTGATTGAGGCCGCCGAGTCATTCGGTGCCAGCCCGCGCCAGATGCTGTTTAAGGTTCAGCTCCCGCTGGCCATGCCGACCATCATGGCGGGGGTTAACCAGACGCTGATGCTGGCGCTGTCAATGGTGGTTATCGCCTCGATGATCGCCGTAGGCGGTCTGGGTCAGATGGTGCTGCGCGGCATTGGTCGTCTGGATATGGGTCTGGCTGCCGTCGGTGGCGTCGGGATCGTCATTCTGGCCATTATTCTTGACCGTCTAACCCAGTCACTGGGGCGCGATCGTCGCAGCAAAGGCAACAAAAGCTGGTACGCCAGCGGCCCGATTGGCCTGCTGACCCGCCCTTTCATCAAGTAA
- the proX gene encoding glycine betaine/L-proline ABC transporter substrate-binding protein ProX, which translates to MRNTTLWAAALTTTLLSTQVYAADTAQPGKGISVIPVQSTISEETFQTLLVSRALEKLGYDVQSPREVDYNVAYTSIASGDATFIAVNWDPLHADQYKAAGGDAKFYRQGEYVSGAAQGYLIDKKTAEKYKITNIAQLKDPKIAKLFDTNGDGKADLTGCTPGWGCEAAINHHLPAYGLTNTVEHNQGNYAAMIADTITRYKEGKPILYYTWTPYWVSDVLVPGRDVVWLQVPFSSQPGEMKGVSTKLPNGADYGFPVNTMKIAANKAWAEKNPAAAKLFAIMKLPIADVNAQNLRMHEGQGSQKDIERHVDGWIKAHQQLFDGWVKTAADAAK; encoded by the coding sequence ATGCGTAACACCACACTTTGGGCTGCCGCCCTGACTACTACCCTGTTGAGTACGCAGGTTTACGCCGCCGATACCGCACAACCCGGCAAAGGTATTTCCGTTATTCCAGTGCAAAGCACCATCTCCGAGGAAACGTTCCAGACGCTGCTGGTCAGCCGCGCGTTGGAAAAGCTGGGCTATGACGTGCAATCCCCCCGTGAAGTGGACTACAACGTAGCCTACACCTCGATTGCCTCTGGCGATGCCACGTTTATCGCGGTTAACTGGGATCCGCTGCACGCCGATCAGTACAAAGCCGCAGGCGGGGATGCGAAATTCTACCGTCAGGGTGAATATGTCTCCGGTGCCGCTCAGGGTTACCTGATCGATAAGAAAACGGCTGAGAAATATAAAATCACTAATATCGCGCAGCTCAAAGATCCGAAAATCGCCAAACTGTTTGACACCAACGGCGACGGAAAAGCCGACCTGACCGGCTGTACGCCGGGTTGGGGATGTGAAGCCGCCATCAACCACCACCTTCCTGCCTATGGCTTAACCAACACGGTAGAACATAATCAGGGCAACTATGCGGCGATGATCGCCGATACCATCACCCGCTATAAAGAAGGCAAGCCGATTCTGTACTACACCTGGACGCCGTACTGGGTGAGTGATGTGCTGGTTCCGGGACGTGACGTCGTCTGGTTGCAGGTGCCTTTCTCTTCTCAACCGGGAGAAATGAAAGGCGTCAGCACGAAGCTGCCAAACGGTGCCGACTATGGCTTCCCCGTCAACACGATGAAGATTGCCGCGAATAAAGCATGGGCCGAGAAAAACCCAGCAGCGGCGAAGCTGTTCGCCATCATGAAGTTACCGATTGCCGATGTGAATGCGCAGAACCTGCGTATGCACGAAGGCCAGGGTTCACAGAAAGATATCGAACGTCATGTTGATGGCTGGATCAAAGCCCACCAGCAGCTGTTTGACGGCTGGGTGAAAACCGCCGCCGATGCTGCGAAATAA
- a CDS encoding lactonase family protein, whose protein sequence is MFKHYQVFKKKSVAVLMGCALLPAAVLWSMGAQAVTAVYVSAATDGVIDAYTLNTQSGELTAIGKAAAGAKVMPMAVSPDKSFLYAATRGIPYSAVSYKIDPKSGTLSPLGKAELPDSMAYISTDRTGKWLFSASYGGNKVAVNGIDNDGKVNASAVTVVPTGEKAHSIIADRQNKFVFASNLGSDQIVQFRFDAKTGTLTPNEPAEIKLPEGNGPRHLVLSPDNKTLYVSNELSGKVARLALNEKTGQLTLLDYTDTVPADAGMRAGTITPDKNSTDSRPQIWSADLRLTPNGKFLYVSERTKSTIALLRVEPKTGQLKYITRYPTEMQPRGIQIDPSGKFLIASGEKSTSLSVYRINQDNGDLVRVGQYPTGKGANWVDIVNLP, encoded by the coding sequence ATGTTTAAGCATTATCAGGTGTTTAAGAAAAAAAGCGTTGCAGTGTTAATGGGGTGTGCACTTCTGCCAGCAGCAGTGCTGTGGTCGATGGGCGCGCAGGCGGTCACGGCGGTCTACGTCTCTGCTGCTACAGATGGTGTGATTGATGCCTACACACTCAATACGCAAAGCGGCGAATTAACCGCTATCGGCAAAGCAGCCGCAGGTGCGAAAGTGATGCCGATGGCCGTTAGCCCGGATAAATCCTTCCTCTATGCCGCCACACGCGGTATTCCTTACTCGGCGGTTAGCTATAAAATCGATCCTAAAAGCGGGACGCTGAGCCCGTTAGGCAAAGCGGAATTGCCGGACAGCATGGCCTACATCTCGACGGACCGCACTGGAAAGTGGCTGTTCAGCGCGTCGTACGGCGGTAATAAAGTCGCGGTTAATGGTATTGATAACGATGGCAAAGTGAACGCGAGCGCGGTCACGGTGGTGCCGACGGGCGAGAAGGCACACAGTATTATTGCCGATCGCCAAAATAAGTTCGTCTTTGCCAGCAATCTTGGCAGCGACCAAATCGTACAGTTCCGATTTGATGCAAAAACGGGCACGTTGACGCCGAATGAGCCAGCAGAAATTAAGCTGCCTGAAGGAAACGGGCCGCGCCATCTGGTGTTATCACCAGATAATAAAACGCTCTACGTGAGCAATGAGCTGTCTGGCAAAGTCGCGCGTCTGGCGCTAAATGAAAAGACGGGGCAGCTTACGTTACTGGATTACACGGACACCGTGCCAGCGGATGCGGGGATGCGAGCGGGAACCATTACACCGGATAAAAATAGCACCGACAGCCGCCCACAGATATGGAGCGCCGATTTACGTCTGACGCCAAATGGGAAATTCCTGTACGTATCGGAACGTACTAAAAGCACGATTGCGCTACTGCGGGTGGAACCAAAAACGGGTCAACTGAAATACATCACGCGCTACCCGACGGAAATGCAGCCGCGCGGCATTCAGATCGATCCAAGCGGGAAATTCCTGATCGCCAGCGGTGAAAAATCGACGTCGCTGTCGGTGTATCGCATCAATCAGGATAACGGGGATTTAGTGCGAGTCGGGCAATATCCGACCGGGAAAGGCGCGAACTGGGTCGACATCGTTAACCTGCCGTAA
- a CDS encoding MFS transporter, protein MSLQQQSVSPQPQPGLSLSLTLIMSVATGLAVASNYYAQPLLETIARVFALSVNQAGFIVTAAQLGYAIGLLFLVPLGDMFERRTLIVGMTLLAAGGMLITASAPTLWIMIAGTALTGLFSVVAQLLVPLAATLATPETRGKVVGTIMSGLLLGILLARTVAGALASLGDWRTVYWVASTLMVIMALILWRALPRIPQQNTLNYPQLLVSIFRLFSATPLLRTRAILGCLSFANFSILWTSMAFLLASPPYGYSEGVIGLFGLVGAAGALAASRAGRLVDQGKAKPTTSVGIILLLLSWGFIALGIHSVAALLIGIIVLDLAVQGVHVTNQSVIYRMMPEARNRLTAGYMTSYFIGGALGSLLSASAYQQWGWLGVCAAGGIISLLNLLVWWRSHHHETQEAMAAL, encoded by the coding sequence ATGTCTCTTCAGCAACAATCTGTATCACCCCAGCCTCAACCGGGGCTTAGCTTGTCTTTGACCCTGATTATGTCTGTCGCGACCGGCCTTGCCGTCGCCAGCAACTATTATGCCCAGCCGCTGCTGGAGACCATTGCCAGAGTCTTTGCGCTTTCCGTTAATCAGGCAGGGTTCATTGTCACCGCCGCACAGTTGGGTTATGCCATCGGCCTGCTGTTTTTGGTTCCGCTGGGGGATATGTTTGAACGCCGAACGCTGATTGTCGGCATGACGTTGCTCGCCGCAGGTGGGATGCTGATCACCGCCTCTGCCCCCACGCTCTGGATCATGATTGCCGGTACAGCATTAACCGGTCTGTTCTCCGTTGTCGCACAGCTCTTGGTGCCTCTCGCCGCGACGCTGGCGACGCCGGAAACGCGCGGTAAAGTCGTCGGCACGATTATGAGTGGCCTGCTGCTGGGGATTCTGCTGGCGCGCACCGTCGCGGGTGCGCTTGCTTCACTCGGCGACTGGCGCACCGTGTACTGGGTTGCCAGCACGCTGATGGTCATCATGGCGCTGATTCTGTGGCGGGCATTGCCGCGCATTCCTCAGCAAAACACGCTGAACTACCCACAGTTGCTCGTCTCAATCTTCCGCCTGTTTTCTGCCACTCCGCTGCTGCGCACGCGCGCCATTCTGGGCTGTTTGTCCTTTGCCAATTTCAGCATTCTGTGGACGTCAATGGCCTTCCTGCTGGCCTCTCCGCCATACGGTTATTCCGAAGGCGTTATCGGCCTGTTTGGACTGGTCGGTGCAGCCGGAGCATTAGCGGCATCACGTGCCGGGCGTTTAGTCGATCAGGGCAAGGCCAAGCCAACCACCAGCGTGGGGATTATCCTGCTTTTGCTGTCATGGGGCTTTATCGCACTCGGTATTCATTCGGTGGCGGCGCTGCTCATAGGTATCATCGTGTTGGATCTGGCCGTTCAGGGCGTACACGTCACCAACCAGAGCGTGATCTACCGTATGATGCCCGAAGCACGTAATCGCCTGACGGCAGGCTATATGACCAGCTATTTTATCGGCGGTGCACTGGGATCGCTCCTTTCAGCCTCAGCTTACCAGCAGTGGGGCTGGCTGGGCGTCTGTGCCGCAGGCGGCATTATCAGCCTATTGAACCTACTGGTGTGGTGGCGAAGCCATCATCACGAAACGCAGGAAGCGATGGCGGCGCTGTAG
- a CDS encoding AzlC family ABC transporter permease yields the protein MKTLPTPTTPASSVSTKSASFSEGVFDSLPIVIGYMPVAFAFGMNAVKLGFTPLEGIFLSCIIYAGASQFVITALLSAGMSIWVAALTVMAMDVRHVLYGPALRHRITQRLPTRKTALWAFGLTDEVFAAAATRLAKDNRRWSEEWMMGVSLLAWLSWVLGTVIGAVFGNGPLNDYPAVEAALSFMLPALFLSFLLASFRRKQSLVVACALGGALLGLLLSSIPAAILLGILSGCLASLVNPATPQVNV from the coding sequence GTGAAGACATTACCGACACCAACTACACCCGCATCATCGGTATCGACAAAGTCTGCGTCTTTTAGCGAAGGCGTATTTGACAGTCTGCCGATTGTTATCGGCTATATGCCCGTGGCCTTCGCGTTTGGCATGAACGCCGTGAAGCTAGGGTTTACCCCGCTGGAAGGCATTTTCCTTTCCTGCATTATTTACGCCGGAGCCAGCCAGTTCGTCATCACTGCCCTGCTCAGCGCGGGCATGTCCATCTGGGTGGCAGCGTTGACCGTCATGGCAATGGATGTCCGCCATGTGCTGTATGGACCCGCGTTACGGCATCGCATTACACAACGGCTACCGACGCGAAAAACGGCGCTCTGGGCGTTTGGCCTGACGGATGAAGTCTTTGCCGCCGCAGCGACCCGACTGGCGAAAGACAACCGACGCTGGTCAGAAGAGTGGATGATGGGTGTGTCACTACTCGCGTGGCTTTCATGGGTGCTCGGCACGGTGATCGGAGCCGTGTTCGGTAACGGCCCGCTGAATGATTACCCAGCCGTTGAAGCGGCGCTGTCTTTCATGCTGCCTGCACTGTTCCTGAGCTTTTTACTCGCGTCTTTCAGGCGGAAACAGAGCCTGGTCGTCGCCTGCGCACTCGGTGGCGCGCTGCTTGGTTTACTGCTTTCCTCCATCCCGGCCGCAATACTGCTCGGCATTCTCAGCGGCTGCCTGGCTTCACTGGTTAACCCTGCCACGCCACAGGTGAACGTATGA
- the ygaH gene encoding L-valine transporter subunit YgaH: protein MSTEVILIGLIVGLVNYLFRYLPLRLSASRASGSLQRGKKALLLDSIGIASICALLIVSSVPDILTHHEKLLPTMVGFITLTACFYKTRSIVLSTLLGALCYGVAFKLL from the coding sequence ATGAGCACAGAAGTCATTCTTATCGGGCTGATTGTCGGGCTGGTAAACTACCTCTTCCGCTATCTTCCCCTGCGGTTGAGCGCCTCACGCGCTTCCGGTTCGCTGCAACGCGGTAAAAAAGCGCTATTGCTTGATAGCATCGGCATCGCTTCTATCTGTGCGCTGCTGATTGTTTCCAGCGTGCCGGATATCCTCACGCATCACGAAAAGCTGCTGCCAACGATGGTAGGCTTTATTACGCTGACCGCCTGTTTTTATAAAACCCGCAGTATCGTCTTGTCGACGTTACTGGGCGCGCTCTGCTACGGAGTCGCCTTTAAACTGCTTTGA
- the mprA gene encoding transcriptional repressor MprA, translated as MDSSFTPIEQMLDLRASRKPDFPRQEVLLLRLFMHVQGKILEHRNRILKEQGINETLFMALLTLESQESYSIQPSELSAALGSSRTNATRIADDLEKRGWIERRESSSDRRCLHLHLTEEGKAFLGQLIPPQHHSLHVLCSVLESGEQKQLESLMRKLLVRLDEMDESVNE; from the coding sequence ATGGACAGTTCATTCACTCCTATAGAACAAATGCTCGACCTGCGTGCTTCGCGTAAGCCCGACTTCCCGCGTCAGGAAGTACTCTTGCTGCGTTTATTCATGCACGTACAGGGCAAAATCCTGGAACACAGAAACCGAATTCTGAAAGAACAGGGCATCAATGAAACCCTTTTCATGGCATTGCTGACGCTGGAATCTCAGGAGTCTTATAGCATTCAGCCCTCTGAACTCAGCGCTGCACTGGGATCGTCGCGCACCAATGCAACGCGCATTGCCGACGATCTGGAGAAGAGAGGCTGGATTGAACGACGCGAGAGCAGCAGCGACAGACGCTGCCTGCATCTGCATCTGACAGAAGAAGGCAAAGCATTTCTTGGTCAACTGATTCCACCGCAGCACCATAGCCTCCATGTGCTTTGCTCCGTGCTTGAATCTGGTGAGCAAAAGCAGCTCGAAAGCCTGATGAGAAAGCTGCTGGTCCGGCTGGATGAGATGGACGAGTCAGTCAACGAATAA
- the emrA gene encoding multidrug efflux MFS transporter periplasmic adaptor subunit EmrA yields MSESVENQVPQTPQKNKKQQRKRVLSLLTFIFVVLGCAWLAYWFLVLRHHQSTDDAYVAGNQIQIMAQVSGSVTHVNVDNTDFVKQGQVLVELDPTDAQQAFERAKTGLANSVRQTHQLIINSKQYQANIELRQTELNKAQSDLSRREALGSANAIGREEVQHARDAVATAKAALEVARQQYQANQAMILDTPLEKQPAIQQASVEMRDAWLALQRTKIVSPIDGYVSRRSVQIGARISSTSALMAVVPANHLWVDANFKETQLANMRIGQPATVIADIYGDDVVYQGKVVGLDMGTGSAFSLLPAQNATGNWIKVVQRLPVRIEIDPKQVAEHPLRIGLSALVNVDTANTEGSALAETSRATPAYQSDALTLDLTPVNQEISTIIQANAG; encoded by the coding sequence ATGAGTGAAAGTGTGGAAAATCAGGTGCCGCAGACGCCACAGAAAAACAAAAAACAGCAGCGCAAACGCGTGTTATCACTGCTGACGTTTATTTTCGTCGTACTAGGCTGTGCCTGGCTGGCTTACTGGTTCCTGGTGCTCAGACACCACCAAAGCACCGATGACGCCTACGTTGCGGGGAATCAGATTCAGATCATGGCGCAGGTCAGCGGCAGCGTCACCCATGTGAACGTCGACAATACCGATTTTGTTAAGCAGGGACAGGTGCTGGTGGAGTTAGATCCGACCGATGCCCAGCAGGCGTTTGAACGCGCAAAAACCGGGCTGGCCAACAGCGTCCGCCAGACGCACCAGTTGATCATCAACAGTAAGCAGTATCAGGCCAATATTGAGCTGCGCCAAACCGAGCTGAACAAGGCACAAAGTGACTTGAGCCGCCGGGAAGCGCTAGGCAGCGCCAATGCTATCGGGCGTGAAGAAGTGCAGCATGCTCGCGATGCCGTCGCGACCGCCAAAGCCGCACTGGAAGTCGCCAGACAGCAATATCAGGCGAATCAGGCAATGATTCTGGATACGCCGCTTGAGAAGCAACCCGCCATACAGCAAGCCTCCGTAGAAATGCGCGATGCCTGGCTGGCGCTACAGCGCACCAAAATCGTCAGCCCGATCGACGGCTATGTCTCACGCCGCAGCGTGCAGATTGGCGCACGTATCTCTTCGACTTCCGCGCTGATGGCCGTGGTTCCTGCCAATCACCTGTGGGTCGATGCGAACTTCAAAGAGACGCAGTTAGCCAATATGCGCATCGGCCAACCGGCTACTGTGATCGCGGATATCTACGGTGACGATGTCGTGTACCAAGGAAAAGTGGTCGGTCTTGATATGGGTACCGGTAGCGCATTCTCTCTGCTGCCCGCGCAGAACGCGACGGGAAATTGGATCAAGGTCGTTCAGCGCCTGCCCGTGCGTATTGAGATCGATCCGAAGCAGGTCGCTGAACATCCGCTGCGTATCGGTCTGTCCGCGCTGGTTAATGTCGATACCGCCAATACGGAAGGGAGTGCGTTAGCAGAAACCTCACGCGCCACGCCAGCCTACCAAAGCGATGCTCTGACGTTGGATCTCACGCCTGTTAATCAGGAAATCAGCACCATTATTCAGGCGAACGCCGGTTAA
- the emrB gene encoding multidrug efflux MFS transporter permease subunit EmrB, whose translation MQREPLKGASLAWMTVALSLATFMQVLDSTIANVAIPTIAGNLGASNSQGTWVITSFGVANAISIPITGWLAKRFGEVRLFLWSTALFALTSWLCGISTSLEMLIFSRVLQGIVAGPLIPLSQSLLLSNYPPAKRSIALALWSMTVVVAPICGPILGGWISDNYHWGWIFFINVPLGIAVVFIAMQTLRGRETKTEIRPIDTIGLALLVVGIGSLQMMLDRGKELDWFNSTEIITLTVVAVIALAFLIVWELTDDHPVVDLSLFKSRNFTIGCLCISLAYMFYFGAIVLLPQLLQEVYGYTATWAGLASAPVGLMPVVLSPIIGRFAPRLDMRKLVTFSFIMYAVCFYWRAYTFEPGMDFGASAWPQFVQGFAVACFFMPLTTITLSGLPPERLAAASSLSNFTRTLAGSIGTSLTTTLWTQRESLHHAHLTESITPYNPIAQETYQQLQAMGMSQTQASAYIAEQITAQGLIISANEIFWAAAGVFLVLLVLVWFAKPPFTTGGGGGGAH comes from the coding sequence GTGCAGAGAGAACCGCTTAAAGGTGCCAGTCTGGCCTGGATGACCGTTGCTCTGTCGCTGGCAACGTTTATGCAGGTGCTGGACTCCACCATCGCCAACGTCGCTATTCCGACTATCGCCGGTAATCTGGGTGCGTCCAACTCACAGGGAACGTGGGTCATCACCTCGTTCGGGGTCGCTAATGCTATCTCTATTCCTATTACCGGCTGGCTGGCCAAACGGTTTGGGGAAGTCCGCCTGTTTTTATGGTCAACGGCACTCTTCGCTCTGACGTCCTGGCTGTGCGGAATATCCACCAGCCTGGAAATGCTGATTTTCTCGCGCGTCTTGCAGGGGATTGTTGCCGGGCCGCTGATCCCGCTGTCACAGAGTCTGTTGCTAAGCAATTATCCGCCCGCAAAACGCAGCATCGCCCTCGCGCTGTGGTCGATGACGGTGGTCGTCGCGCCGATCTGTGGCCCGATTCTGGGCGGCTGGATTAGCGACAACTACCACTGGGGCTGGATATTCTTCATCAACGTTCCGTTGGGCATCGCCGTTGTGTTTATTGCTATGCAAACGCTGCGCGGGCGGGAAACCAAAACCGAGATCAGGCCCATCGATACTATCGGGCTGGCATTGCTGGTTGTCGGTATCGGTAGCCTTCAGATGATGCTCGACCGGGGCAAAGAGCTGGACTGGTTTAACTCGACGGAAATCATCACCCTGACCGTGGTAGCGGTGATTGCGCTCGCCTTCCTGATTGTCTGGGAGCTGACGGACGACCATCCGGTGGTGGATTTATCCCTGTTTAAATCGCGCAACTTCACCATTGGCTGTCTGTGTATCAGCCTTGCCTACATGTTTTACTTCGGGGCGATCGTGCTCTTACCGCAGCTATTGCAGGAGGTGTATGGCTATACCGCCACCTGGGCCGGGCTCGCATCCGCACCGGTTGGGCTGATGCCAGTCGTGCTGTCGCCGATTATCGGTCGATTCGCGCCGCGTCTGGATATGCGTAAACTCGTGACGTTCAGCTTTATCATGTATGCGGTCTGTTTTTACTGGCGCGCGTACACCTTCGAACCGGGTATGGATTTCGGCGCATCGGCCTGGCCGCAGTTCGTTCAGGGGTTTGCCGTCGCCTGCTTCTTCATGCCGCTGACCACCATCACACTGTCGGGACTTCCGCCTGAACGTTTAGCGGCAGCATCAAGTCTGTCGAACTTTACCCGAACGCTGGCGGGATCGATCGGGACGTCGCTAACCACAACGCTTTGGACACAGCGTGAATCGCTACACCATGCGCACCTGACGGAATCTATCACGCCCTATAATCCAATCGCGCAGGAAACGTACCAGCAGCTTCAGGCGATGGGAATGAGCCAAACACAGGCCTCGGCCTACATCGCGGAACAGATTACCGCGCAGGGACTGATTATCTCCGCCAATGAGATCTTCTGGGCCGCTGCTGGGGTATTTCTGGTACTGCTCGTGCTGGTCTGGTTTGCTAAACCGCCTTTTACCACCGGCGGTGGAGGCGGCGGCGCGCACTAA